Sequence from the Methanobrevibacter arboriphilus genome:
ACTCTTCTGGTTAATAGTTTTATTTTATTTTTAAAAGCTTATTTAATATTATACTACTTTAAATATTTATTATTATAATAATAGACTTATTATTACTCTAAAATATTTATTATTCTAATATATTTATTATTATTCTTAAATATTTATTTTTAATAAATTTAAACGTATATTTCAAGTGTAATTAAATTATTTAAATATTTTATTTAATCAGTTATTTTTAATCTTTCAGTATTTTTAATCTCCAGATTGCGATTGTCCTTCTTCATCAACTATATCGGATATTTCATCAAAGTCAATTTCGCTATTAGCTAATTTTTTAAGGAGTTCTGAGCCTACCTCAGTTCCTTTAGCAATTAAAGCATCTCCTTCTCTTATAACAGTGTGTTTATCAGGCCCATATATCCATGTTTCATCTCTTCTAATTGCTATAACAATCATTCCTGTCCTGTTAGCTAAAACTAATTCACCAAGTGATTTATCTGACAATTCTGATTCTTTTTCAACAGTAACACTTATAATAAGTTCTTCTGCTTCTTCCATGACCATTTTAAATACTGGGTGTGGTTTTATTCCTTTAATAACAATATCTGCCAAATCTTTAGCTGCATTTGCAATACTTTCAGCTGCTTCAGCTATTTCGATTAATGCAGTTAATTTTTCAGCATCTTCCACAGAACGTGCAGCCACAAGAGATTGCTTTTTTATTTCATAATTTAAGCTATTAACTTTATTTTCAAGCTTTAAAACTTCTTTTGCAGCGTCTTTACTATTAAAAAGTACAGCTGAATAAGCTAAATCTACCATTAGCTCGGATAAATTTTTCATTTCTATTAGAATATCTTTTATGCTAGCCATGTTTCCATCCTTATCAATTATTTTTATTCTCTAAAATACATTGTCTTCTTAATTTTAATAAATCTTTCTTTTTTAATTTTAGATCATTAACATCTTCTAATATATTGTTTAATCCTTTTCTAATGCATTCAACTGTATTTTTTTGATGGATCCATTCACAGTCTTCACAACTCCAAACACCTTTATTTTTTATCCATTTTCCACCAGTTGATCCATCTCCACAGGGATAAAATGGACAATAACAAAAATCACAGTATTGGGACTCGTTTTCACATTCATGGCAAGGATAGTACTCACAGCTAGTATTAGGTCCTATTGGAGAAGTTCCTTCTAAGTATTCTTTATAAAAATTTTCTGAAAGTGGATGAATTTCAGATTTAATAACATAACCTCTAGGTGTAATCATGAAACCATCTTGAAGATAGGTTAAAGAGTTTCCAACAATTAATATTGTGGACATATTAATATCCTCTTCATTTAACTCTTCAAGAGTAATTATATTTGTTTTTATAGGACTTTCATTGTTATACCCACTTTCACTACTATCAACAATTCCAATTAATGTTTTAGAATCTTTTGTTTCATTTAGTATTTTTTTAAACATTCTAAAAGGTTTTTTCCTGGTTTTACTAATTGGATTGTATATGGCCATAATTAAGTTAGCTTTTGATGCAAATTCTATTTTTTTTCCTATCTCTGATAATGGTGTTAATATATCACTTAAACTTATAACTGCAAAATCATGGAGTGGTGCTCCAAGAAGAGAAGCTGCAAAATTAACAGCACTAACACCTGGAAAAATTTTAATATCTCGTTGTGGATTAAAATCATTATATTTACTTATAAGTTGAAACATTAAGTTGGCCATTCCATAAACACCAGGATCTCCAGAACTAATTAAGGCAACATTTTTTCCTTCTAAGCTTTTATTTATAGCAAGCTCTCCTCTAGAAATTTCA
This genomic interval carries:
- a CDS encoding potassium channel family protein — encoded protein: MASIKDILIEMKNLSELMVDLAYSAVLFNSKDAAKEVLKLENKVNSLNYEIKKQSLVAARSVEDAEKLTALIEIAEAAESIANAAKDLADIVIKGIKPHPVFKMVMEEAEELIISVTVEKESELSDKSLGELVLANRTGMIVIAIRRDETWIYGPDKHTVIREGDALIAKGTEVGSELLKKLANSEIDFDEISDIVDEEGQSQSGD
- the cobJ gene encoding precorrin-3B C(17)-methyltransferase yields the protein MINIIGIGPSRNNITESALNALKESDVIIGYKKYVDSIQDLIKDKEIIKKGMGDEISRGELAINKSLEGKNVALISSGDPGVYGMANLMFQLISKYNDFNPQRDIKIFPGVSAVNFAASLLGAPLHDFAVISLSDILTPLSEIGKKIEFASKANLIMAIYNPISKTRKKPFRMFKKILNETKDSKTLIGIVDSSESGYNNESPIKTNIITLEELNEEDINMSTILIVGNSLTYLQDGFMITPRGYVIKSEIHPLSENFYKEYLEGTSPIGPNTSCEYYPCHECENESQYCDFCYCPFYPCGDGSTGGKWIKNKGVWSCEDCEWIHQKNTVECIRKGLNNILEDVNDLKLKKKDLLKLRRQCILENKNN